The following is a genomic window from Pedobacter sp. MC2016-14.
TGATTTTTTTTATTATGGTAGGTGATTTGTTTATTTGGAAGTAAATTACCTAGGCTACCTCTATCATTAGCAACATTTACTTTACCACGAATTACCCTTACTGTAACCTCATCCGATCCGGGGTTGGCACTGATGTCAAAAGCGGTACCTAATACTGTAGTTTTTATTTTACCAGAATGTACGATAAATGGTTGCGAGGGCAAATGTTTAATATCGAAAAAGCCCTTGCCTGTTAAATATACTTCCCGGGATTTTGCCCCTTTAAAAGACTTAGCAAAGGTGAGCTTGCTTCCTTTGTCCAGTATAATAATACTACCATCTTCAAGTTGAATCAAGTTATTCTCTTTAGCAGAAGTTACAATAGTTTGCGTTGCTGCCGGGATACGCTGGTTTCCATTCTTGTAAAAAAATACGCCAACTGAAAGAATTACCGCAACTGTTGCCGCTACAGAAAAGATTTTCCAAAGTTTAATTGTCTTAGAGGTAGAAGCCCGGGAATTTAGCATTTGATAGGCTAAAATCGAATTCCATATTTCAGCTTCCTTTTCTTCGATCTGAGCAAGGTTAGCGATGTCACCGTCCTTAAGTTCGCGATTATACCAACCCTCTACAATTGCTTTCTCTGCTGGTGTACATTCACCGGACAGATATTTACTTAAAATTCCTTTTGAAAATTCGATCTTTCTCATGATAAAAGACACCCAACTAGAAGTGTTCCTATTAACATGTCGATCTTATTACACTTTGGTAGTAGAAGAAATTGAAATTATTTACAAAAAAAGCATGATTGCATCACTAAGCTTGATTTTAAGAATCTTCAGTGCATTATTTATTTGCTTTTTTACAGTTTTATCAGAAATATCAAGCATTTTAGCAATCTCCTTATGAGACAATTGCTGATTTCTACTCAATTCAAAAACAATACGCATCTTTTCTGGTAAAAGGAGTATAGCCCGCTCCATCTGAAAGATCAATTCCTTTTCAATAAGCTTCTCATCTGCTACGCTCTCCCCTGCCTCCGAATAATTATACAGGGAAAGCAAATAATTTTCACTTACTTTTTTATGCTTGATTTTATCCAACACCTTATAGCGAATGGATGAATAAAGATAAACAGAGAGGGAGACACTGATTTGTAGCCGGGCTCCTTTATCAAGAAAGGAAATGAATACTTCCTGGACCACATCTTTAGCCTCATCTTCATCTTTTAGAATTTTGCAGGCCGAAATATAAAGCAATGACCAGTACCTCCTATAAATTTCTTCATAAGCTTTCTGGTCTCCATGCTTAAACAATTCTAAAAGATCTACATCGCTAAAAGCTTCATATAGGCGCATTATACAATAATAACGTAAATTAGCAATAATTCAAAAAGTGTAAGGAGATCTTCAATGATCCCCTTTAAATCTTACAAATTATTGTGCCCCTGCTATAACTTTTGTGAACGTATCTGTATCTAGATATTTTTTGGCCAATTCCATAAGTTCTTTGGCATTAATGCTTTTTACGGTTTGAATATAGCTATCGTAATAAGAATAATCCAAGCCTGAAAAATGTACATTCTTGAACTTGTCTGCGTGGGAAAAAGCATTCTCAAGACTCCCCAGCATAGAGCCCAGCATGTAATTTCTTACTAAATTAAGTTCCTCGTCCTCTACAGCCTCTGTTTTCAAAACTGTAATTTCATTTTCTATTTCCTGCATTGCAGATGAGCATACATCGGTTCCAACTTCTGTGGCGATAAAAAAATATCCGGCATTTTTTAAGGCAACTACTGCAGATCCAATTCCGTAGGTATACCCCTTGTCTTCGCGTATGTTAGCCATAAGTCTTGAACCAAAATAACCTCCAAGAAGGCAATTTAAAACCTGAAGGCCCGGAAAATCAACATGATTTCTGCCAACAGCAAGTCTTCCTATCCGAATAGCAGATTGAATAGAATCAGGACGTGGTATTAAAACCTGGCCTGAGCGATAGGTGTCAAAGCTAAACTGATTGACTATTGCATCAGCATCATTTAGCCAATTTTTACCCATTACTTCATTTAGCGTGCTAAATTCCTTTTCTCCAAAGTTTCCAGCTACAATTATTGTACAATTTTCTGGTTTAAAAGCTGCTTTAAAATAAGACAAAAGATCAGCTCTCTTTATCGCATCATAATGTACAGCGTCTACATTTGAACCATAAGTTGTATCACCAAACAATGCATGAGCAAAATGTTTCCGTGCCAAAAAATCATTCTTCTGCATATTTACCTGCAAAGATTGTTTTTGATTTTGAATAAAAATTGCCAGTTCCTGTTCAGGAAAAATGCTTTCGTTAATAATGGAGAAAAGCACTGGAAGTACTGAGGCCAGATGCTTATTTAGGGTATATAATTTAACACTAATTTGATCTGCTCCGTATTCCGTTTGCAAAAAAGCGCCGTAAAAATCAACTTGATCTGCGATTTCCTTTGCATTTAGCTTAGCAGTTCCATTATTGATTAAATGACTAACAGAAACAGCCTGCACGGGCTTAGCCATATCCCAATTTACATTTTCAAAGATCAGTTCTATACGTACAAGTTCTTGTTTTCCAGCATTAATAGTGTAAACGGGAATTCCATTGTCCATTTGACGCTTTGAGGGCTCAATAAATTTGATTTCATCAACCTGTTTAAACTCTGGGGATAATGTACGATTAAGCATTTTGGTCTGATAAATAATATAAGGTGGACGATTGTTCTTTTATAAATGTTCTTTTTGCTGCATTTAAAATACGTTCCTGACTTACAGCATGGTATTTTTCAATTTCGGTATTTAATCCGGCGGCATCTC
Proteins encoded in this region:
- a CDS encoding pitrilysin family protein; the protein is MLNRTLSPEFKQVDEIKFIEPSKRQMDNGIPVYTINAGKQELVRIELIFENVNWDMAKPVQAVSVSHLINNGTAKLNAKEIADQVDFYGAFLQTEYGADQISVKLYTLNKHLASVLPVLFSIINESIFPEQELAIFIQNQKQSLQVNMQKNDFLARKHFAHALFGDTTYGSNVDAVHYDAIKRADLLSYFKAAFKPENCTIIVAGNFGEKEFSTLNEVMGKNWLNDADAIVNQFSFDTYRSGQVLIPRPDSIQSAIRIGRLAVGRNHVDFPGLQVLNCLLGGYFGSRLMANIREDKGYTYGIGSAVVALKNAGYFFIATEVGTDVCSSAMQEIENEITVLKTEAVEDEELNLVRNYMLGSMLGSLENAFSHADKFKNVHFSGLDYSYYDSYIQTVKSINAKELMELAKKYLDTDTFTKVIAGAQ
- a CDS encoding FecR family protein, which codes for MRKIEFSKGILSKYLSGECTPAEKAIVEGWYNRELKDGDIANLAQIEEKEAEIWNSILAYQMLNSRASTSKTIKLWKIFSVAATVAVILSVGVFFYKNGNQRIPAATQTIVTSAKENNLIQLEDGSIIILDKGSKLTFAKSFKGAKSREVYLTGKGFFDIKHLPSQPFIVHSGKIKTTVLGTAFDISANPGSDEVTVRVIRGKVNVANDRGSLGNLLPNKQITYHNKKNQSSFSDVNAQEEMQWAKQDMLLNDITFEAICKQLEKRYDVKIHIENESLKAKKFTISLTANENLNSFLQTICDYNGARYIKQDNQFIITTIN
- a CDS encoding RNA polymerase sigma factor, with translation MRLYEAFSDVDLLELFKHGDQKAYEEIYRRYWSLLYISACKILKDEDEAKDVVQEVFISFLDKGARLQISVSLSVYLYSSIRYKVLDKIKHKKVSENYLLSLYNYSEAGESVADEKLIEKELIFQMERAILLLPEKMRIVFELSRNQQLSHKEIAKMLDISDKTVKKQINNALKILKIKLSDAIMLFL